In the Chryseobacterium sp. MYb264 genome, one interval contains:
- a CDS encoding thiamine diphosphokinase, translating to MKDKVLLFINGDAPKSFPNPENYGLIACTDGAFHYLKKMDFPLDQLDFISGDFDSHSGSDENMYHDKFIHTPDQERTDFYKALEIIAGKGFHNVDVLGGSGGEQDHFLGNLTVAFGFKDQLNIRFYDEYSTYYFISQQTVLKNVNNKMISLYPFPIAENITTKGLNWELKNENARITGNLLTRNFAVDDDVSITYEKGDLLIFIGKKYL from the coding sequence ATGAAAGATAAAGTATTGCTTTTCATCAACGGAGACGCTCCGAAATCTTTCCCGAATCCTGAAAATTATGGCTTAATTGCCTGTACAGACGGTGCTTTTCATTATCTTAAGAAGATGGATTTCCCATTAGATCAACTGGATTTTATTTCAGGTGACTTCGATTCGCATTCGGGTTCTGATGAAAATATGTATCACGATAAGTTTATTCATACGCCCGATCAGGAAAGAACGGATTTTTATAAAGCTCTGGAGATTATTGCCGGAAAAGGCTTCCATAACGTCGATGTTTTAGGAGGAAGTGGAGGAGAGCAGGATCATTTTTTAGGTAATCTCACCGTAGCTTTTGGATTTAAGGATCAATTGAATATTCGATTTTATGACGAATACTCAACCTATTATTTTATCTCCCAACAAACCGTTTTAAAGAATGTAAATAATAAAATGATTTCCTTGTATCCGTTTCCAATTGCTGAAAATATAACAACAAAAGGTTTAAACTGGGAATTGAAAAATGAAAATGCGAGGATAACAGGTAATTTGTTAACAAGAAACTTCGCTGTTGATGATGATGTGTCCATCACTTATGAAAAAGGAGATTTGCTGATTTTTATTGGAAAAAAATATTTGTAG
- a CDS encoding bifunctional helix-turn-helix domain-containing protein/methylated-DNA--[protein]-cysteine S-methyltransferase, with translation MSTQNQIDYERIAKAIEYIQSNFKLQPTLEEVAEKIHLSPAHFQKMFSDWAGTSPKKFLQFISLEHAKNLLKEEKASLFDTAYETGFSSTSRLHDLFVSIEGMSPAEYKNGGKSLNINYSFSETPFGNVITASTEKGICSMAFETDKNKALGNLIFKFPNASFFEKQDEFQKNAVSIFNKDWTKLNTIKLHLKGTDFQLKVWESLLTIPMGKLSTYGNLAEKIGNPNASRAVGTAIGSNPVAFLIPCHRVIQSSGNIGGYRWGSERKQLIVGWESSKIYSGF, from the coding sequence ATGTCCACACAAAATCAAATTGATTACGAAAGAATTGCCAAGGCAATCGAGTATATCCAGAGCAATTTTAAGCTTCAGCCCACTTTGGAGGAAGTGGCGGAGAAAATTCATTTGAGTCCGGCTCATTTTCAGAAGATGTTTTCTGACTGGGCAGGAACAAGTCCGAAGAAATTTTTGCAGTTCATCAGTCTTGAACATGCTAAAAATTTACTGAAGGAAGAAAAAGCAAGTTTATTTGATACAGCTTACGAGACAGGATTTTCGAGCACGAGCAGATTACACGATTTGTTTGTGAGCATCGAAGGAATGTCTCCGGCAGAATATAAAAACGGAGGAAAAAGCCTCAACATTAATTACAGTTTTTCCGAAACACCTTTTGGAAATGTAATCACAGCTTCCACAGAAAAAGGAATCTGTTCTATGGCTTTTGAAACCGATAAAAATAAAGCATTAGGAAATTTAATTTTTAAATTTCCTAATGCTTCTTTTTTTGAAAAACAGGATGAGTTTCAGAAAAACGCTGTGTCCATTTTCAATAAAGACTGGACAAAACTCAATACGATAAAACTCCATTTAAAAGGAACTGATTTTCAATTAAAAGTCTGGGAAAGTTTGCTTACGATTCCGATGGGGAAATTATCAACTTATGGAAATTTAGCCGAAAAAATAGGAAATCCCAATGCTTCAAGAGCTGTCGGAACCGCAATTGGAAGTAATCCTGTAGCTTTTCTAATCCCCTGTCATCGTGTGATTCAGTCTTCAGGAAATATTGGAGGCTACCGATGGGGAAGTGAAAGAAAACAGTTGATTGTGGGTTGGGAGAGTTCTAAAATTTACTCAGGTTTTTAA
- a CDS encoding cob(I)yrinic acid a,c-diamide adenosyltransferase, whose amino-acid sequence MKIYTKTGDKGQTALYGGTRVSKASARVDSYGNIDELNSFIGIAKSHIEDEKVLKQLKKIQFDLFTVGSEAATPADKLMLANGKSRLPLIIADTEIEELENWMDTFDEKLEPLQYFILPGGGKPATFLHAARTICRRAERSLVFLNEAEEVRPELIKYLNRLSDYLFVLARYISKINNEPEEYWNPNER is encoded by the coding sequence ATGAAAATTTATACAAAAACAGGAGATAAAGGTCAGACTGCATTGTACGGTGGAACAAGAGTTTCAAAAGCGAGCGCAAGAGTCGACAGCTACGGAAACATAGACGAACTGAATTCATTCATTGGGATCGCCAAAAGCCATATCGAGGATGAGAAAGTTTTAAAACAGTTAAAAAAAATACAGTTCGATTTATTTACGGTAGGTTCAGAAGCGGCAACTCCGGCAGATAAACTCATGTTGGCGAACGGAAAATCCCGTTTACCATTAATTATTGCAGACACTGAAATAGAAGAACTGGAAAACTGGATGGATACCTTTGATGAAAAATTAGAACCGCTTCAGTATTTCATCCTTCCCGGAGGTGGAAAACCGGCAACATTTTTACACGCGGCAAGAACTATTTGTAGAAGAGCCGAACGTTCTTTGGTATTCTTAAACGAAGCGGAAGAAGTTCGTCCTGAGTTGATTAAATATCTCAACAGGCTTTCAGATTATCTATTTGTTTTGGCAAGATATATTTCGAAAATCAATAACGAGCCCGAAGAATACTGGAATCCGAATGAAAGATAA
- a CDS encoding helix-turn-helix transcriptional regulator, with translation MNDHYLKKLDRVTAILTQLQSKPIVRAQDLAQKFDVSVRTIYRDVKTLENAGIPIIGEAGSGYSLMDGYKLPPVMFTKEEVLSFITAEKLMQKFLHESLGNHYQTAMEKVRSVLKYSDKNLIENIEKQIDVFNYHPKPEDKIRNIIPIILESIAEKKQLTLEYETVDSKVSMRTIEVVGVFFEFNYWYIMAFCTLRNDFRQFRVDRILQIFKTQNPFLQEYGQINDYRQNPNGNKTKVRLLVEKRIIGHLVNSKKYYGLVEEIERENGVELIFETDWIKEGFPRWLITFADYAEVLEPESLKESLRNLLDRISEKY, from the coding sequence ATGAACGATCATTACCTCAAAAAACTCGACCGTGTCACGGCTATTCTCACTCAATTACAATCAAAACCGATTGTAAGAGCACAGGATTTAGCCCAAAAATTTGATGTAAGTGTCCGAACGATTTATCGTGATGTAAAAACGTTGGAAAATGCCGGAATTCCGATTATTGGCGAAGCGGGAAGTGGTTATTCTTTGATGGATGGTTACAAACTTCCACCGGTGATGTTCACAAAAGAAGAAGTGTTGAGCTTCATTACGGCGGAAAAACTGATGCAGAAATTTTTGCATGAAAGTTTGGGAAACCATTATCAGACAGCCATGGAAAAGGTTCGTTCTGTATTAAAATATTCGGATAAAAATTTAATTGAAAATATTGAAAAGCAGATCGATGTTTTTAATTATCATCCTAAACCGGAAGATAAAATCCGAAATATTATCCCGATTATTTTGGAAAGTATTGCCGAAAAAAAGCAATTGACGCTGGAATACGAAACGGTGGATTCTAAAGTTTCCATGCGGACGATTGAAGTTGTGGGAGTTTTCTTTGAGTTTAATTATTGGTATATCATGGCGTTTTGTACGTTGAGAAATGATTTCAGGCAGTTTCGTGTCGACAGGATTTTACAGATTTTTAAAACTCAGAATCCGTTTTTACAGGAATACGGACAAATTAATGACTATCGGCAAAATCCCAACGGAAATAAAACGAAAGTCCGTCTTTTGGTGGAAAAAAGAATTATTGGGCATCTCGTTAATTCAAAAAAATATTATGGATTGGTTGAAGAAATAGAAAGAGAAAATGGTGTTGAATTGATTTTTGAAACTGATTGGATCAAAGAAGGTTTTCCACGTTGGCTTATTACTTTTGCAGACTATGCTGAGGTTTTAGAACCGGAATCTTTAAAAGAAAGCCTCAGAAATTTATTGGATAGGATTTCTGAGAAGTATTGA
- the speB gene encoding agmatinase: protein MKTYAGIPEENASLENSKVMLVTVPYDGTSTWGKGADKGPELFLDASENMELYDIETQTEPYLEGVYLAGEVSENSTPEAMTEAVYQKTKELLNNDGKLFTLFGGEHSVSIGSIRAVGEKFENLTVLQLDAHTDLRPEFHGSTSNHACAVFEANQKHNLVQVGIRSMDIEEAEYLPEGRVFFAHEIANNENWVNDVLEKVSGNVYITIDLDAFDPSIAPSTGTPEPGGLQWYPTLELLRKVFEKCNVVAFDIVELMDSAYAKPSAFLAAKLYYKMLAYYHINQD from the coding sequence ATGAAAACATACGCAGGAATTCCTGAAGAAAATGCTTCATTGGAGAACTCGAAAGTAATGTTGGTGACTGTTCCTTACGACGGAACTTCAACTTGGGGAAAAGGAGCTGATAAAGGTCCGGAATTGTTTTTGGATGCTTCTGAAAACATGGAGCTTTACGACATCGAAACTCAGACTGAACCTTATTTGGAAGGTGTTTATCTGGCTGGAGAAGTTTCTGAAAATTCTACACCTGAAGCCATGACGGAAGCGGTTTACCAAAAAACAAAAGAATTGTTGAATAATGATGGTAAACTATTCACACTTTTCGGTGGAGAGCACTCTGTTTCTATCGGTTCTATTCGTGCGGTTGGTGAGAAATTTGAAAACTTAACGGTTCTTCAATTGGATGCTCATACAGATCTACGTCCAGAGTTTCATGGTTCTACTTCTAATCATGCTTGTGCGGTTTTTGAAGCGAATCAGAAGCATAATTTGGTACAAGTGGGAATCCGCTCTATGGATATTGAGGAAGCTGAATATTTACCGGAAGGAAGAGTATTTTTCGCTCACGAAATTGCCAATAATGAAAACTGGGTAAACGATGTATTAGAAAAAGTTTCAGGAAACGTGTATATCACAATTGACTTGGATGCTTTTGATCCTTCTATTGCTCCATCAACAGGAACTCCTGAGCCAGGCGGTTTACAATGGTATCCTACATTGGAATTATTAAGAAAAGTATTTGAAAAATGTAATGTTGTTGCTTTTGATATTGTAGAATTGATGGATTCTGCTTATGCGAAACCAAGTGCATTCTTGGCGGCGAAGTTATATTATAAAATGCTTGCTTATTATCATATTAATCAAGACTAA
- a CDS encoding HAD family hydrolase has product MSLKAVLFDMDGVIVDTEPLHRKAYFKTFKDLGIEVSEDLYTSFTGASTKSVCETLIKEFNLTQTFEEIAKCKRDYFKDYFYNDEEFDLIPGVKDLIQHYFDNGITLILASSATMPTINMVFEKFELEKYFNGKISGADLKESKPHPEVFELAAKLANEPVENCMVIEDSTNGILAAHRAHIFCAAYRSPHSINQDYTLANIVVSDYEELQLDKISKYF; this is encoded by the coding sequence ATGTCGTTAAAAGCTGTGCTATTCGATATGGATGGCGTGATTGTGGATACTGAACCATTGCACAGAAAAGCCTATTTTAAAACATTTAAAGATCTGGGAATTGAGGTTTCCGAAGATTTATATACTTCTTTTACGGGAGCTTCCACCAAAAGTGTCTGTGAAACTTTAATTAAAGAATTTAACTTAACGCAGACCTTTGAAGAGATTGCAAAATGCAAAAGAGATTATTTCAAGGATTATTTTTATAATGATGAAGAATTTGATTTAATTCCGGGTGTAAAAGACCTGATTCAGCATTATTTCGATAACGGGATTACCTTAATTTTAGCTTCTTCTGCAACCATGCCAACCATCAATATGGTTTTTGAAAAATTCGAACTGGAAAAATATTTCAACGGGAAAATCAGTGGTGCAGATTTAAAAGAATCGAAACCTCATCCTGAAGTTTTTGAACTGGCCGCGAAATTAGCGAATGAACCTGTAGAAAACTGTATGGTAATTGAAGATTCTACCAACGGGATTTTAGCGGCACACCGAGCACATATTTTCTGTGCCGCGTATAGAAGTCCACATTCTATAAATCAGGATTATACGTTGGCAAATATTGTCGTTTCGGATTATGAAGAATTGCAATTGGATAAAATTTCAAAATATTTTTAA
- a CDS encoding CocE/NonD family hydrolase: MKIHFSFLFIFLFILGNSQNMQPADTFVKDNFNKKEFYITMRDGVKLFTIAYIPKDISGKNKYPFLMQRTCYSVAPYGENEYRPKLGPNQYLMKDKYIFIFQDVRGRYMSEGTFTNMTPQVDHKTKKDVDESTDTYDTIDWLVKNIKDNNGKVGQYGTSYPGFYTAVGILAQHPALVASSPQAPISDFWNDDFLHNGRFMLGYFKTFPVFGVQKTKPENKAWYTDSMIKATSEDGLKFYRDMGTLKDGYEKYYQDNFFMTEIMNHPNYDEFWQKRGLLPHLKNVNHAVMTVGGWFDAEDLSGPLNIYKTIEKTSPKAKNTIVMGPFSHGGWGREEGKHFHNQIYFGDSIATYYQKNIETKFFTHYLKGNTKQDAGLPEALMYDTGAKQWREFATYPPKEGQKVNFYLANKTLNKSAGEGFSEYYSDPNNPVLSSDNLKDFNGFTPRNYMSEDQRFAEGRPDVLTFTTDILTEDMTLAGEIMAKLNIASTSTDADFAVKLIDVYPEDFKPLEKKEGVIYGNYHQMVRSEIMPARFRNSREKGEALVPNQKTAVNFRLQDVVHTFKKGHKIQIQISSTWFPLFAINPQKFMDNPNFATKEDYTKAFIKVFDDSSIEVEVLK; the protein is encoded by the coding sequence ATGAAGATTCATTTTTCTTTTTTATTTATTTTCCTTTTTATTTTAGGAAATTCACAAAATATGCAACCTGCCGACACTTTTGTGAAAGATAATTTTAACAAGAAAGAGTTTTATATCACGATGCGCGACGGAGTAAAACTTTTTACGATTGCTTATATTCCGAAAGATATTTCCGGTAAGAATAAGTATCCGTTTTTGATGCAGAGAACCTGCTACAGCGTCGCACCTTACGGGGAAAACGAATACAGACCCAAGCTTGGGCCGAACCAGTATTTAATGAAAGATAAATATATCTTTATATTTCAAGACGTTCGCGGGAGGTATATGAGTGAAGGAACTTTCACCAATATGACGCCACAGGTTGACCATAAAACGAAAAAAGATGTTGATGAAAGTACGGATACCTATGATACAATCGACTGGCTGGTGAAGAATATCAAAGACAATAACGGAAAAGTAGGTCAATACGGAACTTCTTATCCGGGATTTTACACCGCTGTTGGAATTTTAGCACAGCATCCGGCTTTGGTGGCTTCTTCTCCACAAGCGCCTATTTCTGATTTCTGGAATGACGATTTTCTTCATAACGGAAGATTTATGTTAGGTTATTTCAAAACTTTCCCGGTCTTCGGAGTTCAGAAAACGAAGCCTGAAAATAAAGCTTGGTACACCGATTCTATGATCAAAGCCACTTCTGAAGATGGTTTGAAATTCTACAGAGACATGGGAACTTTGAAAGACGGTTATGAAAAATATTATCAAGACAACTTCTTTATGACAGAAATTATGAACCATCCCAACTATGATGAATTCTGGCAGAAAAGAGGGCTTCTTCCTCATCTTAAAAACGTCAATCATGCGGTAATGACTGTCGGTGGCTGGTTTGATGCAGAAGATCTTTCAGGACCTTTGAATATTTATAAAACCATAGAAAAAACAAGTCCGAAAGCAAAAAATACTATCGTGATGGGACCTTTCTCACACGGCGGTTGGGGACGTGAAGAAGGAAAACATTTCCATAACCAGATTTATTTTGGAGACAGCATTGCAACGTATTATCAGAAAAATATTGAAACGAAATTTTTCACTCATTATTTAAAAGGAAATACAAAGCAGGATGCGGGGTTACCGGAAGCTTTGATGTATGACACAGGAGCAAAACAATGGCGTGAATTCGCTACTTATCCACCGAAAGAAGGGCAGAAAGTAAATTTTTACTTAGCTAATAAAACATTGAATAAATCGGCCGGAGAAGGTTTTTCAGAATATTACAGCGACCCGAATAATCCGGTTTTAAGCTCTGATAATTTAAAAGATTTCAACGGATTTACGCCAAGAAATTATATGTCGGAAGACCAAAGATTTGCAGAAGGAAGACCGGACGTTTTGACGTTTACGACTGATATTTTAACAGAAGATATGACTCTTGCAGGAGAAATTATGGCTAAATTAAATATTGCTTCTACTTCCACTGATGCTGATTTTGCAGTGAAATTAATCGATGTTTATCCTGAAGATTTCAAGCCTCTTGAGAAAAAAGAAGGCGTGATTTACGGAAATTATCATCAAATGGTTAGAAGTGAAATTATGCCTGCAAGATTCAGAAATTCAAGAGAAAAAGGTGAAGCATTGGTTCCGAATCAGAAAACAGCCGTTAATTTCAGATTACAGGATGTGGTTCATACCTTTAAAAAAGGACATAAAATCCAGATCCAAATTTCTTCGACATGGTTCCCGTTGTTTGCCATTAATCCACAGAAATTTATGGATAATCCAAATTTTGCAACGAAAGAGGATTATACAAAGGCGTTTATCAAAGTCTTTGATGACAGCTCGATTGAAGTTGAAGTTTTGAAATAA
- a CDS encoding tyrosine-protein phosphatase has protein sequence MKNLVKISSLIITLFCVFSCKTQGFSAPEYGKAETEKDIKIKKVHNFREVANIKNIDGRTLKSGKFYRSGHLHQLKKSSFDELEKLGIREIIDLRNSKEIAQKPDNLPKGIIYKNYSAFEDEGDQLDQAKKLVLKGKVNGSDADKRMLDFYKDYVTENPEVIKKIITEILESDQPILYHCTAGKDRTGITTALILTILKFDRQTIDNDYLLSNNYRKKLIDKRLNLANNLHFLYPKMDVNVLEKLSWVETDYLEAAFNEINNKYGSTDIYVQQVLGISENKRQEYIHKFTY, from the coding sequence ATGAAAAATTTAGTCAAAATATCATCTCTAATCATCACATTATTTTGTGTTTTCTCCTGTAAAACACAAGGCTTTTCTGCACCCGAATACGGAAAAGCAGAAACTGAAAAAGATATTAAGATCAAAAAAGTTCATAATTTTCGTGAAGTGGCCAATATTAAAAATATTGACGGAAGAACTTTAAAAAGCGGAAAATTTTACAGAAGCGGACATCTTCATCAATTAAAGAAAAGTTCTTTTGATGAACTTGAAAAATTAGGAATCAGAGAAATTATCGATCTTCGAAATTCAAAAGAAATTGCTCAAAAACCAGATAATCTTCCCAAGGGAATTATTTATAAAAACTATTCCGCTTTTGAAGATGAAGGGGATCAATTGGATCAGGCTAAAAAACTTGTATTAAAAGGAAAAGTCAATGGTTCTGATGCAGATAAAAGAATGCTTGATTTTTATAAAGATTACGTGACAGAAAATCCTGAGGTCATCAAAAAAATTATCACTGAGATTTTAGAATCAGATCAGCCCATTTTATATCACTGTACAGCCGGAAAAGACCGTACCGGAATCACGACCGCTTTGATCTTGACGATTTTAAAATTCGATAGGCAAACCATTGATAATGATTATCTTTTATCCAATAATTACAGGAAGAAGTTAATTGATAAAAGATTAAATCTTGCCAATAATCTCCATTTTCTCTATCCGAAAATGGATGTAAACGTACTGGAAAAACTGAGTTGGGTAGAAACCGATTATTTGGAAGCTGCTTTTAATGAAATCAATAATAAATATGGTTCAACTGATATTTATGTTCAACAGGTGTTGGGAATTTCTGAAAATAAAAGACAGGAATATATTCATAAGTTTACATATTAA
- a CDS encoding arginine decarboxylase — protein sequence MKIKYSELIDQTLYFPTEEFNVSENNLSFHDIPLMDVVEQFGTPLKISYLPRISQNIQKAKSWFKEAFEKTEYKKNYRYCYCTKSSHFKFVLEEALKNDISIETSSAYDMDIVKSLYKEGKVSKDIEVICNGFKTDDYLAKISDMINSGFENITPILDNYRELDKLTESIDTTFDIGIRIASEEEPKFEFYTSRLGIGYKDIIPYYSQKIAEHPNARLKMLHFFINTGIKDTAYYWNELYKCLRVYARLKKIAPEVNSLNIGGGFPIKTSLQFDYDYQYMVEEIVSQIKKFCEEEGVEEPNIYTEFGSFTVGESGANIYKIISQKRQNDREKWNMIDSSFMTTLPDTWAISRHFIMLPLNRWDDTYERVFLGGLTCDSDDYYNSEQHTNAIYLPVFSDTKPLYIGFFHTGAYQETIGGYGGVHHCLMPQPRHILIQKDENGELQYEIFREKQEPEDVLKLLGYK from the coding sequence ATGAAAATAAAATACTCGGAACTTATTGATCAGACGTTGTATTTCCCTACTGAGGAGTTCAATGTATCTGAGAACAATTTGTCGTTTCACGATATCCCTTTAATGGATGTTGTTGAACAGTTTGGCACTCCGCTAAAAATTAGCTACCTGCCGAGAATTTCTCAAAATATCCAGAAGGCCAAGAGTTGGTTTAAGGAAGCTTTTGAGAAAACCGAATATAAGAAGAATTATAGATATTGCTACTGTACAAAATCAAGTCATTTCAAATTTGTATTGGAAGAAGCTTTGAAAAATGACATTTCTATAGAAACTTCTTCTGCTTATGATATGGATATTGTGAAATCTCTTTATAAAGAAGGGAAAGTATCAAAAGATATCGAAGTGATTTGTAATGGTTTTAAAACGGATGATTATCTGGCGAAAATTTCAGATATGATCAACAGTGGTTTTGAAAATATTACCCCGATTCTAGATAATTACCGTGAGCTGGATAAGCTTACAGAAAGCATAGACACAACTTTTGATATCGGAATCAGAATTGCATCTGAGGAAGAACCGAAGTTCGAATTTTATACGTCAAGATTGGGAATCGGGTATAAAGATATTATTCCTTATTACAGCCAGAAAATTGCTGAACACCCGAATGCAAGATTGAAAATGCTTCACTTTTTCATCAACACAGGGATCAAAGACACAGCCTATTATTGGAACGAATTGTATAAATGTCTTCGTGTCTACGCACGTTTGAAGAAAATTGCACCGGAAGTAAACTCACTGAATATTGGTGGTGGTTTCCCAATCAAAACGTCTTTGCAGTTTGATTACGATTACCAATATATGGTTGAGGAGATCGTTTCTCAAATCAAAAAATTCTGTGAGGAAGAAGGGGTTGAAGAACCAAATATTTACACAGAATTCGGAAGTTTCACGGTTGGAGAAAGTGGCGCTAATATTTATAAAATTATTTCTCAGAAACGTCAGAATGACAGAGAAAAATGGAATATGATCGATTCATCTTTCATGACGACGCTTCCGGATACCTGGGCAATTTCAAGACACTTTATCATGCTTCCGCTAAACCGTTGGGATGATACGTATGAAAGAGTTTTCTTAGGTGGATTGACTTGTGATTCGGACGATTATTATAATTCTGAGCAACATACAAATGCCATTTATTTACCTGTTTTCAGTGATACAAAACCTTTGTATATCGGTTTCTTCCATACGGGTGCCTATCAGGAAACGATTGGTGGTTACGGTGGTGTTCACCACTGTTTAATGCCTCAGCCAAGACATATTTTGATTCAGAAAGATGAGAATGGTGAGTTGCAATATGAGATTTTCCGTGAAAAACAGGAACCGGAAGATGTGTTGAAACTTTTAGGTTACAAGTAA
- a CDS encoding DinB family protein, producing MTTTATITKQFMTSEQLLEHWQGHRNLTRRVIEAFPEKELFEFSIGGMRTFAKLACELIGIAGPALKGIIDRNMDDYNEEGFKPETKADLLKKWDEETEVINHYFAQISEERFQETFNLFGQYEFPVYQNILYFVDNEVHHRGQGYTYLRALGIEPPFFWERF from the coding sequence ATGACAACAACAGCAACCATCACAAAACAGTTTATGACTTCTGAGCAATTATTAGAACATTGGCAGGGTCACCGAAATTTAACAAGAAGAGTAATAGAGGCGTTTCCAGAAAAAGAATTATTTGAATTTTCCATTGGCGGCATGAGAACATTTGCAAAATTAGCTTGCGAATTGATCGGTATCGCGGGGCCTGCTTTAAAAGGAATTATAGATCGAAATATGGACGATTATAATGAAGAAGGTTTCAAGCCGGAAACAAAAGCTGATCTTTTGAAAAAATGGGATGAGGAAACGGAGGTAATCAACCATTATTTCGCTCAGATTTCGGAAGAGCGTTTTCAGGAGACCTTTAATTTATTCGGGCAGTATGAATTCCCGGTGTATCAGAATATTTTGTATTTTGTGGACAATGAAGTTCATCACAGAGGTCAGGGGTATACTTATTTAAGAGCCTTAGGAATAGAACCGCCTTTTTTTTGGGAGAGATTTTAG
- a CDS encoding alpha-ketoglutarate-dependent dioxygenase AlkB family protein, with protein sequence MLNLFEDISDYPLNILPNDGTVHYYGKVFSKEKSDFYYNYLFNQIPWENDEAIIFGKLILTKRKVAWFGEKPFEYTYSKRTKYAKFWTPELLELKQKCEEVTGETYNSCLLNLYHDGSEGMAYHSDGEKDLKKHGAIASLTFGAERKFLFKHKITKEKIEIFLENGSLLVMKGVTQDHWLHRLPPTTKVKTPRVNLTFRTIEEN encoded by the coding sequence ATGCTCAACCTATTCGAAGACATATCCGATTATCCTTTAAATATCCTGCCCAATGACGGAACCGTTCACTATTACGGAAAAGTTTTTTCCAAAGAAAAATCGGATTTTTATTATAATTATTTATTCAATCAGATTCCGTGGGAAAATGATGAAGCGATCATCTTTGGAAAATTAATTTTAACCAAAAGAAAAGTCGCTTGGTTTGGAGAAAAACCTTTTGAATACACCTATTCAAAACGAACAAAATATGCAAAATTCTGGACACCGGAATTATTAGAATTGAAACAAAAATGTGAAGAAGTTACCGGAGAAACCTACAACTCTTGTCTCCTGAATTTATATCACGACGGAAGTGAAGGAATGGCGTATCACAGCGATGGCGAAAAAGATCTGAAAAAACACGGCGCGATTGCTTCACTAACTTTCGGAGCGGAAAGAAAGTTTTTATTTAAACATAAAATAACCAAAGAAAAAATAGAGATATTCCTGGAAAACGGAAGTTTACTGGTGATGAAAGGAGTAACACAGGATCATTGGCTGCACCGTCTTCCACCCACGACAAAAGTAAAAACTCCAAGAGTGAATTTGACTTTTAGAACGATCGAGGAAAATTAA